From Bradyrhizobium sp. sBnM-33:
TGGGCTTCAACGCGATCTCGGACAAGGCCCGCGCTGCAGCCAAGACCAACAAAATGCCGCGGTCGTATTGGGATTGGGAGGAAATGCTGAAGACGAATGTGAATGGCTTCTTTCCCTATACCCCGGCGACCAACCTGCTCTACGGCCTGCACGAGGCCATTGCGATGTTGCTTGAGGAGGGGCTCGACAAGGTCTTCGCGCGCCATCAGCGGCTCGCCGCTGCTACGCGTGCCGCCGTCAATCACTGGGGACTGGAGGTGCTTTGCCAGGAGCCAAAGGACTTTTCCCCGGTGCTTACCGCCGTGCTGATGCCGCCGGGACATGACGCGGATCAGTTCCGCAAGGTGGTGCTCGACAACTTCAACATGTCGCTCGGCTCCGGACTGTCGAAGGTGGCAGGCAAGGTATTCCGTATCGGTCATCTCGGCGAATGCAACGAACTGACCTTGCTCGCTGCGCTGACGGGCGTGGAGATGGGATTGTCAGTCGCCGGCATTCCGTACCGGGCCGGCGGTGTCGATGCCGCGATGAAGTATCTGGAGGAGCGCCCGCAAGGCAATTCCCCGGCGCATCTCAAGGTCGTCGGCAGCTAGCTGGCGGCTGCCGCCTGCCCGGGGGCGCTGCTCCAGCCTGCTCCTTATGCATTGACGTGCTGCGTCCGGCGGGCGACAAGCCCGCCAAATGGTGATATTCGAGCGCCTCGAAACGCCTAGGCTAGACCGGGAAGGACGCCAATGACCCTGCATACTGGAAGGCATTTTCTGCAGATTCCGGGACCGACCAACGTGCCGGACCGGGTGCTGCGCGCCATGGATATGCCGACCATGGACCATCGGGGTCCCGAGTTCGCCGAGGTTGGTCATGCCGTGCTGGCGGCCATGCAGCGGGTGTTCCGCACCAAGCAGCCGGTGATCATTTACCCCTCGTCAGGTACCGGCGCGTGGGAAGCGGCGCTCGTCAATACGCTGCAACCGGGCGACAAGGTGCTGATGGCAGAAACCGGGCAGTTCGCCGTGCTGTGGCACGGCATCGCCGACAAGTTCAAGCTCGACGTGGATTTCATTCCCGGCGACTGGCGCCACGGCGCCGACCTCGAGCAGATCGAGGCGCGACTGTCGGCCGACAAGGCGCACAAGATCAAGGCCGTGTGCGTGGTTCACAACGAAACCTCGACCGGTTGCGTCACCCATCCGCAGGACGTTCGCAAGATTCTCGACCGCGTCAATCATCCCGCGCTGCTGATGGTCGACACCATCTCTGGCCTTGGCTCGCTCGAATATGAGCACGACGCATGGGGCATCGACGTGTCGGTCGCCGGATCGCAAAAGGGCCTGATGCTGCCGCCGGGCCTCGGCTTCAATGCCATCTCGGAAAAGGCGCTCGCGGTGGCGAAGGCCAATCCCGCGATGCGCTCTTATTGGGACTGGCAGGAAGTCATCGCCATCAACAAGGCGGGTACCTGGCCCTACACGCCGGCAACGAACCTGCTGTTCGGGCTG
This genomic window contains:
- a CDS encoding pyridoxal-phosphate-dependent aminotransferase family protein, with protein sequence MTLHTGRHFLQIPGPTNVPDRVLRAMDMPTMDHRGPEFAEVGHAVLAAMQRVFRTKQPVIIYPSSGTGAWEAALVNTLQPGDKVLMAETGQFAVLWHGIADKFKLDVDFIPGDWRHGADLEQIEARLSADKAHKIKAVCVVHNETSTGCVTHPQDVRKILDRVNHPALLMVDTISGLGSLEYEHDAWGIDVSVAGSQKGLMLPPGLGFNAISEKALAVAKANPAMRSYWDWQEVIAINKAGTWPYTPATNLLFGLREAVKMLEEEGLENVFARHKRHSAATRAAIKAWGLETQCQEQGAHSPALTGVVMPEGHDADHFRKVVLENFDMSLGTGLNKIKGKVFRIGHIGHFNDLMLMGTLSGVEMGLDLAKVPHRGGGVLAAMEVLKGRGVVARPKAAVA